Below is a genomic region from Hippea sp. KM1.
AATCCTGTCGCTATCCTTAACCCATTTTAAGACGCCCCTGTCTAAAAAACCGATCCTATCTGCCAAAAGCGCCGCCTCACTGCGGTTGTGGCTAACAAAGACGGTGGTTATACCGATCTCTTTCTGCAACCTCTTAAGCTCAAGCCTCATATCCTCTGCGGTCTTTCTATCCAGCTTACTAAACGGCTCATCCATCAAAAGCAGTCGTGGCCGAATGAGCAACACCCTCGCAAGGGCAATTCTTTGGGCCTCCCCACCGCTTAGCTGTCCTGGCTTTTTTTTCAATAGATGGCCTATCTTGAGCACCTCTATTATCTCATCAAGCCTCTGCCTATCAAAAACCCCCTTTAGTTTGGCTCCAAAAACGATATTCTCATAACAACTCATGTGCGGAAAAAGCAGAAGATCCTGAAACACATACCCGATATTGCGCATCTCTGGAGGGTGTTTTGTTATATCACATCCATCTAAAAGGATCCTGCCGCTATAGGGGACAATACCCGCAATGGCGTTTAAGAGAGTGGTCTTACCCGCCCCATTTGCCCCCATTAAAACAAACAACTCACCCCTTTTGACGGTCAGGTTTATACCGTTAAGGATAAAATTGGAAACATTTACAAGCTCAAGCATAGCTGCTTTTCAGATGCCTTTTGTAATAGTTAAGAACGGCCATCTTGACAGCGTCGTTAAAAACAAACCACACAAGGGCATAAACCCACATGGCTATGGCCCACCTCCACCCTATAGGCTCCATAAGACCAAACCCGTAAACGGCTATAATCGTGCCTGCAACCCTGCTTGAGAATGTTGCCAAAAACAGGGTCAAAGAGGGATAGGGTTTCTTGAAAAACCAATCGTTTATGCGTGTATTATAGATCGTGCCGTGGCCCGCTATGACAAGCTTGGCAAAAAACAAGGATTGCACAAATCCTATCGACATGTGCATATACTTCATCAGAAAAACAAACAAGGCAAAGGAGGAAAGGACGCCCGCAAGGCCGAGCCAGCTTGATAAAACCAAAACCTCCCTCATATCCCACCTAACCGGCGTCTGGCTTATCTTTGTATTATCGTAAGCTATCGTCAGTATAGGTATGTCGTTAAGCAGGGCCAGGACAACTATCATTATGGCCGTAATCGGATAGAAGTTAAAAACCACGATAGAGAGGGTCATAAAGATGATAATCCTTATGGTCTCTGCAATCCTGAATGTGGCATAGCTCTTCATACGCTCAAAGATCACCCTTGCCTGGTTGATTGCATCCACAATAACCCTTATGCCGCTTGTCAAAAGCACTATATCGGCAGCAGCCCTTGCCGCATCGGTGGCCCTGCTAACTGCGATGCCCACATCGGCCTTTTTAAGCGCCGGGGCGTCGTTCACACCATCCCCTGTCATACCTACAATATGGTCGGCCTTCTGAAGCTCGTCTATCACAAAGTATTTATCCTCAGGATACACCTCGGCAAAGCCGTTTGCCTGCTCGATTATCCTTATAATCTCAGACTCATGCCTTTTGACCACACCCCTGGCAAGCTCGCTATTTAGAAGCTCCTCCTTGACCTTTGAAACTATATCCTCAGCTATAGCGTTTATCTTAGACTCATCAATATCCGGCTTGAGTTTCTTTGTAAGTGTCTTTGTTATGATTTCGGCAAGCAGCAGATACTCCTCAATACCCTCACCCTTAAGCTCCCTTATATCCTCAATCCTATCGCCTATACCCAAAATAGAAGCTATGTATTTGGCTATAGCCCTATTATCACCGGTTATCATCTTGACATCAACACCCCTTGATTTGGCCTCCTCTATAGCCTGCTTTGCATCCTCTTTGGGTGGATCATACAACGGTATAATACCAACAAGCCTAAATCTATCATCATTCTCGTTTTTGTATGCAACACCCAAGCTTCTGAAGCCCTTGGATGCAAAATCCGCCACAACCCCCTCTATCCTTGCCAACTCGCTCTTTGAGAGATTGGAGAGTGATACAATAACCTGCGGGGCACCCTTGGATACCACAACAACACCCCTTTTGGTCTTAAGCACGGCCTCTGTGCGCTTACTCACCGGGTCAAACGGCTTAAAGCCAACACAAGCAAACCCTTTAAGTCTATCCGTCAAACCATGGCTTTCTATGTACTCAAATATGGGGATCTCTATCGGGTCGTTATTCTCCTTCTTGCTTGCAAGTGCGGCATAAACCATCAAATCGTCAACAGAATAACCATCAACGACAAACGGATCGGCTATGGTCATCCTGTTTTTGGTAAGCGTCCCCGTCTTGTCCACGCATAGAACATCCATACCGGCAAGTTCCTCAATGGCCGCAAGCCTGCTTACAACGGCCTGTCTTTTTGCCAGGCTGACAGCCCCTATGGCCATCGTTACGGTAAGCACAGCCGGCATGGCAACCGGTATGGCCGATATGGTCAGAATCAAAGAGAAGGTCAAAAGATCCACAAACGACTCATGCCTCAAAACACCAACGGCCAGAATGAAAATTATCATAACCACGGTAAGGGCTATCAAGAAATCGCCAACCCTTATAACCATCCTCTGGAAATGGCTCTTCTCCTCCTTCTGCGCCTTTGCAACCAATCTGACCGTATTACCAAAATAGGTATCCTTGGCCGTGGCTATAACGACTCCCACCATCTCGCCCTGTTTTATAATGGAATTAGAATAGACAACATCACCTGCCGACTTTTCAACGGGCAACGACTCACCCGTCAAAGCCGATTGATCCACAACAACAAAATCGCCACCGCCTGTAAGCTTTACATCGGCAGGCACAATATCGCCTATCTTTAGCTTCACAACATCGCCTATCACTATATATTTGGCATCCAGGCTCATCCACTCACCATTCCTTAAAACCAACGCCTTCTTTGCAAGCTTCTGTTTTAGCACCTTTATGGCATTTAAGGCCTTGGATTCCTGATAGAAGTCAACAAAGGCATTAACAAGCAGCATGGTCATGATGATAAAAAAATCGCTCATCCTGCCAACAGACAAAGACAGGGCAGCCGCAGCCTCTATCATAAACGGTATAGGGCCAACAAACCGCTTTGTTATCCTCTTTATGGCAGACTCTTCTTTCTCCTCTATCTCGTTTGGGCCGTATTGTTTTAGTCTCTTTTCGGCCTCCTGCTGGCTCAAGCCATATTCTAAATCAAATTCTAACCTATCAGGATCAACCTTAGCCATAACCGCCTTCTTAGATTTCTAAAATATACTTAATTATAGCTCTGTTAGGGGGAAAATTCAATTGAATAGATAGGGGGCTAAGCCCCCCTTTTTTATTTCAGTCTAACAATCAGATCGCCTGCCTCTATGGTGTCGCCCTCTGATAGATAGACCTTCTCGACAACACCATCGGTGGCGGCCTTTATCTTTGTCTCCATCTTCATGGCCTCTGTAATAACCACCACATCGTCCTTTTTAACCTTATTGTTCTCCTTGAAGTTTATCTTTACTATCTTGCCTGGCATCATGGCGCATATATCCTTGGGATCGTCCAGATTGCCCTTTACATTGCTCTTTATAGCAGCAGCGATCTTGTTATCCTTGATCTTTACACTCCTGGCCTGCCCGTTAAGCTCAAAGAGCACCTTTCTGTATCCCCTCTTATCCGGCTCGGTCATACTGACATATTTAACAAACAGCGTCTTTCCCTCTTCAATCTCCACCTCGATCTCTTCCTGCTTGTTAAGGGGATAGAAAAACGCCTTGGTGTCAAATATAGATGCATCGCCGTATTCGTTGACAAACTCCACATAATCGGTGAATACCTTGGGATAAAGGGCATAACTTAGAAGCTCCTCTTTTGTAAACTCCCTCTTGAATTTGGATTTTAGCTCCTCATGGGCCTTATCAAAATCGTAATCCCCAAGCAGCTTACCTGGCCTTTCCTTAATCGGCTTTTCACCCTTCAAAACGATCTTTGCGAGTTTCTCCGGGAATCCACCATAGGGTTGACCCAGCATACCCTTAAAGAAGCTGACCACCGAATCGGGGAACGATAGATTGTCTCCCTTTTTGTAAAGGTCCTCAGGCTCTAAGTTATTCTGAACCATAAACAGAGCCAGATCACCGACAACCTTAGACGATGGCGTAACCTTAATCAAATCACCCAGCATGTCGTTAACCTTCTTATACATCCTCTTTATGTCTTCCCATTTGTCTATAAGACCCAGGCTTTCAACCTGAACAATGAGGTTTGAGTATTGTCCACCCGGTATCTCATGCTCATAGATCTCAGCCGTTGGTGCCTTTAGGCCACTTTCAAAGGGGAAGTAATACTTTCTTACCTTCTCAAAGTAATTGGCAACCTTCTGGGCCGTATCCTTATCGATATCGGGCGCCTTATCTGTGGCCTCTAAGGCGGCAAGGATGGAGTTTAGGCTGGGCTGGCTGGTTAGGCTGGCCATAGAACTCATAGCCAAATCAACTATGTCAGCACCGGCCTCTATAGCCATCAAGACGGCCGCTTCTCCGTTTCCACTGGTATCGTGCGTATGGAAATGCACAGGCAGGCCCGTTTCGGACTTTATAGCTTCAACCAAAACCTTTGCAGCGTAAGGCTTCACAAGTCCAGCCATATCCTTTATGGCTATAATGTCGGCGCCTGCATCCTTTAGCTGCCTGGCAAGGTCTATATAGTAATCAAGCGTATATTTCTTCCTGTTTTTGTCCAGTATGTCGCCTGTATAGCTGATGGCCGCCTCGCAGATCTTGCCGCATTTTTTGACCTCTTCCATAGCGGGCTTAAGCTGCTCAACCCAGTTGAAGCAGTCAAAGATCCTGAACACATCCATACCGTTTTCTGAGGCCACCCTGATAAACTCCCTGACCACATTGTCCGGATAATTGGTATAGCCCACGGCGTTTGATGCCCTCAAAAGCATTTGAAACAGTATGTTGGGTATCCTCTCCCTTAGCTTTCTCAACCTATCCCAGGGCGATTCCTTCAAAAATCTGTAAGCCACATCAAAGGTTGCACCACCCCACATCTCCAAAGAGAATAGGCCGTTTAGATGATAGGCATACAAATCGGCCACATTCAGCATGTCTATGGTTCTGACCCTGGTGGCCAACAAAGACTGATGGGCATCCCTGAAAGTGGTGTCGGTAATAAGCACCCTGTTTGTATCCCTTATGGCCTTCAAGATGCCCTCAACGCCTTCCTCTTCTAATATATCCTTCCAGCCTTTAGGGATTGTTGCACCAA
It encodes:
- a CDS encoding pyruvate carboxylase, whose translation is MRIKKLLCANRGEIAIRVFRAATELGIKTVAIYSEEDKYSLHRYKADEAYLVGKGLDPVAAYLNIDEIIDLALRKGVDAIHPGYGFLSESAEFARKCQQAGIIFIGPKPEVVELFGDKLISKQVAKRCGVPVIEGSDRNIASIDEAKELAKAIGYPVMLKATAGGGGRGIRIAFNDKDIEDNFDSLRREALNSFGRDDVIMEKYLPTPKHIEVQILADNHGNVVHLYERNCSIQRRHQKMIEIAPSPSVPTNVLENLYDAALKIATETGITSAATVEFLVQDKDFYFLEVNPRIQVEHTITELITGVDLVQSQILIAEGRKLSDKEIGIYSQSSIKKLGYAIQCRITTEDPQNNFSPDTGEIQVYRSPAGFGVRLDAGSAYAGAKISPHYDSLLVKVSTWALTFEHAAKKMHRVLKEFRVRGVKTNIQFLENVITHKHFLSGDFDVNFVDKTDELYRFPKRKDRATKVLKFLANNIVNNPSNAVVDDKVVLPAIPVYRERFGATIPKGWKDILEEEGVEGILKAIRDTNRVLITDTTFRDAHQSLLATRVRTIDMLNVADLYAYHLNGLFSLEMWGGATFDVAYRFLKESPWDRLRKLRERIPNILFQMLLRASNAVGYTNYPDNVVREFIRVASENGMDVFRIFDCFNWVEQLKPAMEEVKKCGKICEAAISYTGDILDKNRKKYTLDYYIDLARQLKDAGADIIAIKDMAGLVKPYAAKVLVEAIKSETGLPVHFHTHDTSGNGEAAVLMAIEAGADIVDLAMSSMASLTSQPSLNSILAALEATDKAPDIDKDTAQKVANYFEKVRKYYFPFESGLKAPTAEIYEHEIPGGQYSNLIVQVESLGLIDKWEDIKRMYKKVNDMLGDLIKVTPSSKVVGDLALFMVQNNLEPEDLYKKGDNLSFPDSVVSFFKGMLGQPYGGFPEKLAKIVLKGEKPIKERPGKLLGDYDFDKAHEELKSKFKREFTKEELLSYALYPKVFTDYVEFVNEYGDASIFDTKAFFYPLNKQEEIEVEIEEGKTLFVKYVSMTEPDKRGYRKVLFELNGQARSVKIKDNKIAAAIKSNVKGNLDDPKDICAMMPGKIVKINFKENNKVKKDDVVVITEAMKMETKIKAATDGVVEKVYLSEGDTIEAGDLIVRLK
- a CDS encoding ABC transporter ATP-binding protein, which encodes MLELVNVSNFILNGINLTVKRGELFVLMGANGAGKTTLLNAIAGIVPYSGRILLDGCDITKHPPEMRNIGYVFQDLLLFPHMSCYENIVFGAKLKGVFDRQRLDEIIEVLKIGHLLKKKPGQLSGGEAQRIALARVLLIRPRLLLMDEPFSKLDRKTAEDMRLELKRLQKEIGITTVFVSHNRSEAALLADRIGFLDRGVLKWVKDSDRIELSGNIQRQGGDVFLNIWGLNLRLDGYNNSGSVRVVVDVSKLILSPKSNRNCFECTIRRLEFVDGGAMVLLDFKKGDKSIELNLRNVNLNSIASGRAFLCFPEDSLNVIFLN
- a CDS encoding plasma-membrane proton-efflux P-type ATPase, whose product is MAKVDPDRLEFDLEYGLSQQEAEKRLKQYGPNEIEEKEESAIKRITKRFVGPIPFMIEAAAALSLSVGRMSDFFIIMTMLLVNAFVDFYQESKALNAIKVLKQKLAKKALVLRNGEWMSLDAKYIVIGDVVKLKIGDIVPADVKLTGGGDFVVVDQSALTGESLPVEKSAGDVVYSNSIIKQGEMVGVVIATAKDTYFGNTVRLVAKAQKEEKSHFQRMVIRVGDFLIALTVVMIIFILAVGVLRHESFVDLLTFSLILTISAIPVAMPAVLTVTMAIGAVSLAKRQAVVSRLAAIEELAGMDVLCVDKTGTLTKNRMTIADPFVVDGYSVDDLMVYAALASKKENNDPIEIPIFEYIESHGLTDRLKGFACVGFKPFDPVSKRTEAVLKTKRGVVVVSKGAPQVIVSLSNLSKSELARIEGVVADFASKGFRSLGVAYKNENDDRFRLVGIIPLYDPPKEDAKQAIEEAKSRGVDVKMITGDNRAIAKYIASILGIGDRIEDIRELKGEGIEEYLLLAEIITKTLTKKLKPDIDESKINAIAEDIVSKVKEELLNSELARGVVKRHESEIIRIIEQANGFAEVYPEDKYFVIDELQKADHIVGMTGDGVNDAPALKKADVGIAVSRATDAARAAADIVLLTSGIRVIVDAINQARVIFERMKSYATFRIAETIRIIIFMTLSIVVFNFYPITAIMIVVLALLNDIPILTIAYDNTKISQTPVRWDMREVLVLSSWLGLAGVLSSFALFVFLMKYMHMSIGFVQSLFFAKLVIAGHGTIYNTRINDWFFKKPYPSLTLFLATFSSRVAGTIIAVYGFGLMEPIGWRWAIAMWVYALVWFVFNDAVKMAVLNYYKRHLKSSYA